Proteins encoded within one genomic window of Streptomyces kaniharaensis:
- a CDS encoding HAMP domain-containing sensor histidine kinase, protein MSLRVRLLVLALALVTTGLVVSDTIVLGTVRVQLVGQLDEQLQRFGQPLSHRAPGRLSPPDAARPAVGGRRQSMLPSQYLVQYLSTDGKVQAVLRQPVSDSDPAPQLAGLNPAATAPDVPFDLPDQRGHRTWRVLVLPLQPSRTPATGPSAYASPLATPTYLMVAVSREDIDATVGKLRTSFLAIGGAVLVLIAALGFFAVRTGLRPLRRIEAGAARIASGELSHRMPELSPRTEVGRLSIALNGMLTQIEAAFAARAESEARMRRFVADASHELRTPLAGIRGFAELYRMGALPTDEDVRRTMTRIESEAVRMGALVEDLLVLARLDEERPLDLAPMDLRTLAADALHDLTALDPTRPVALTGPAGNGAPGAAPVLGDEARLRQVVTNLVGNAVKHTPPGTPVRIGVGGGPDGVCLLEVADAGPGLTEEQAVQVFDRFYRVDASRSRHDGGGAGLGLAIATALTRAHGGTLTLETAPGAGATFRVELPANGDLVR, encoded by the coding sequence ATGTCACTGCGCGTACGGCTGCTCGTGCTCGCGCTCGCCCTCGTCACCACGGGACTCGTGGTCAGCGACACCATCGTGCTCGGCACCGTCCGGGTCCAGCTGGTGGGCCAGCTCGACGAACAGCTCCAGCGCTTCGGGCAACCACTGTCGCACCGGGCCCCGGGCAGGCTCAGCCCGCCCGACGCCGCACGGCCCGCCGTCGGCGGCCGGCGGCAGTCCATGCTGCCCAGCCAGTACCTCGTGCAGTACCTCTCCACCGACGGCAAGGTGCAGGCCGTCCTGCGCCAGCCCGTCTCCGACAGCGACCCGGCCCCCCAACTCGCCGGCCTCAACCCGGCCGCCACCGCCCCCGACGTCCCCTTCGACCTGCCCGACCAGCGCGGCCACCGCACCTGGCGGGTTCTCGTCCTGCCGCTCCAGCCGTCCAGGACCCCCGCCACCGGCCCCAGCGCCTACGCCTCGCCCCTGGCCACCCCGACCTACCTGATGGTGGCCGTCTCCCGCGAGGACATCGACGCGACCGTCGGCAAGCTCCGCACCTCCTTCCTGGCCATCGGCGGCGCCGTCCTGGTACTGATCGCCGCCCTCGGCTTCTTCGCCGTCCGCACCGGGCTGCGCCCGCTGCGCCGCATCGAGGCCGGCGCCGCCCGGATCGCGTCCGGCGAGCTCTCCCACCGGATGCCCGAACTCTCCCCGCGCACCGAGGTCGGGCGGCTCTCCATCGCGCTCAACGGCATGCTCACCCAGATCGAGGCCGCGTTCGCCGCACGCGCCGAGTCCGAGGCCCGGATGCGGCGGTTCGTCGCCGACGCCTCGCACGAGCTGCGCACCCCGCTGGCCGGCATCCGTGGCTTCGCCGAGCTGTACCGGATGGGCGCGCTGCCCACCGACGAGGACGTCCGCCGGACCATGACCCGGATCGAGAGCGAGGCCGTCCGGATGGGCGCCCTCGTCGAGGACCTGCTGGTACTGGCCCGGCTCGACGAGGAACGCCCGCTCGACCTCGCGCCGATGGACCTGCGCACCCTCGCCGCCGACGCCCTGCACGACCTCACCGCCCTCGACCCCACCCGGCCGGTCGCGCTCACCGGCCCGGCCGGCAACGGCGCCCCCGGCGCGGCCCCCGTCCTCGGCGACGAGGCCAGGCTCCGCCAGGTGGTCACCAACCTGGTCGGCAACGCGGTCAAGCACACCCCGCCCGGCACCCCGGTCCGGATAGGGGTCGGCGGCGGCCCCGACGGCGTCTGCCTGCTGGAGGTCGCCGACGCCGGCCCCGGCCTCACCGAGGAGCAGGCCGTGCAGGTCTTCGACCGCTTCTACCGGGTCGACGCCTCCCGCAGCCGCCACGACGGCGGCGGCGCCGGACTCGGCCTCGCCATCGCCACCGCCCTCACCCGCGCGCACGGCGGGACCCTCACCCTGGAAACCGCACCCGGCGCCGGCGCCACGTTCCGGGTCGAACTACCCGCGAATGGTGACCTGGTTCGCTGA
- a CDS encoding helix-turn-helix domain-containing protein, which produces MAVRANPTLRQRRLGSELRRLREQAGLGGSQLANRLGISPGQMTQMETAKIGVSPERLRMVASACNCVNQPLIDALADMASDRRKGWWEEYRGSLTTDFLEVAELEGHATRLAICTTTYMPGLLQTDAYASAVFARVFPPLPVEDVEVRTSFRIRRQEIVRSGKTSMQAFIHEAALRMQFGGPKVLADQLGALLEDSERPGISVRVVPFAVDTFPGAGENLTFAEGLVPELDTIQMDVSQGALFFDSPADLAKHRAIFSRLDSTALSEDGSRDFIRSIVKEVKATYA; this is translated from the coding sequence ATGGCCGTTCGAGCCAACCCGACCCTCCGCCAACGTCGGCTCGGATCCGAGCTGCGGAGATTGCGAGAGCAGGCCGGACTTGGCGGCAGCCAGCTCGCCAACAGGCTCGGGATCAGTCCTGGTCAGATGACGCAGATGGAGACCGCGAAGATCGGCGTCAGCCCGGAACGCCTCCGCATGGTTGCCTCGGCCTGTAACTGTGTCAACCAGCCTCTGATCGACGCGCTCGCCGACATGGCTTCGGATCGGAGAAAGGGCTGGTGGGAGGAGTATCGCGGAAGTCTGACAACAGACTTTCTTGAGGTGGCGGAGCTTGAAGGCCACGCAACTCGGCTCGCCATCTGCACGACCACCTACATGCCGGGACTACTCCAGACCGACGCCTATGCATCTGCTGTGTTCGCTCGGGTCTTTCCGCCCCTGCCCGTAGAAGATGTCGAGGTCAGGACTTCCTTCCGCATCAGAAGGCAGGAGATCGTCCGCAGCGGCAAGACATCCATGCAGGCGTTCATCCACGAGGCTGCGTTGCGGATGCAGTTCGGCGGCCCCAAGGTGCTTGCGGATCAGCTTGGAGCTCTCCTCGAAGACTCCGAGCGGCCGGGTATCTCCGTGAGAGTCGTGCCGTTCGCCGTCGATACGTTTCCGGGCGCCGGTGAAAATCTGACCTTTGCCGAAGGACTTGTCCCTGAGCTGGACACCATCCAGATGGACGTGTCCCAGGGTGCGCTCTTCTTCGACTCCCCGGCAGACCTCGCCAAGCATCGAGCCATCTTCTCGCGCCTGGACTCGACCGCGCTCTCCGAAGATGGATCGCGAGACTTCATCCGATCCATCGTGAAAGAAGTGAAAGCCACCTATGCCTGA
- a CDS encoding ABC transporter ATP-binding protein produces the protein MRHVIDKRVPADPPPVIRIRRLTKSYGHGDATVHALRGPADPATGAPLGVDLDVHQGDYVAVMGSSGSGKSTLMNILGCLDVPTAGRYLLDGTDVGHLDERQLSLVRNRKIGFIFQSFNLVPRTTALAQVELPLAYAGVRAAERRRRALAALSLVGLAERAGHRPNELSGGQQQRVAVARALVTAPAMLLADEPTGNLDSRSTEDVLAIIDRLNATGRTVVLITHEDEVARHAKRVLRLVDGQIVSDVRQAPVDGPPPLLDQAEAGVPA, from the coding sequence ATGCGTCACGTCATCGACAAGCGGGTGCCGGCCGATCCCCCGCCCGTCATCCGGATCCGCCGGCTCACCAAGTCCTACGGCCACGGCGACGCCACCGTGCACGCGCTGCGCGGCCCGGCCGACCCGGCCACCGGCGCGCCGCTCGGCGTCGACCTGGACGTCCACCAGGGCGACTACGTCGCGGTGATGGGCAGCTCCGGCTCCGGCAAGTCCACCCTGATGAACATCCTGGGCTGCCTCGACGTCCCCACCGCCGGCCGCTACCTGCTGGACGGCACCGACGTCGGCCACCTCGACGAGCGGCAGCTCTCCCTCGTCCGCAACCGCAAGATCGGCTTCATCTTCCAGTCCTTCAACCTCGTCCCCCGCACGACCGCCCTAGCCCAGGTCGAACTGCCGCTCGCCTACGCGGGCGTGCGGGCCGCCGAGCGGCGCCGCCGGGCGCTGGCCGCGCTCTCGCTGGTCGGGCTCGCGGAGCGGGCCGGGCACCGGCCCAACGAGCTCTCCGGCGGCCAGCAGCAGCGCGTCGCGGTGGCCCGGGCACTGGTCACCGCGCCCGCGATGCTGCTCGCCGACGAGCCGACCGGCAACCTCGACAGCCGTTCCACGGAGGACGTCCTCGCCATCATCGACCGGCTCAACGCCACCGGCCGCACCGTCGTCCTGATCACCCACGAGGACGAGGTCGCGCGGCACGCCAAGCGCGTGCTCCGGCTGGTCGACGGCCAGATCGTGAGCGACGTCCGGCAGGCGCCGGTGGACGGGCCGCCGCCGTTGCTGGACCAGGCCGAGGCGGGGGTGCCCGCGTGA
- a CDS encoding DUF397 domain-containing protein produces the protein MRSPTWQKSSYSGANSECVEVRAVDGVIELRESDEGDVIVRTTPVKFATFLQGREGGRVRPPHRQRVANRSGGPLPPARGRRQRWVAGDRTLRTGRLVRRRGVLRPISS, from the coding sequence ATGCGCAGCCCCACGTGGCAGAAGTCCAGTTACTCCGGTGCGAACTCCGAATGCGTTGAGGTGCGTGCCGTCGATGGGGTGATCGAACTCCGCGAGTCCGACGAGGGCGACGTCATCGTCCGCACCACGCCCGTCAAATTCGCGACCTTCCTCCAGGGCCGCGAAGGCGGGCGAGTTCGACCACCTCACCGCCAACGCGTAGCGAATCGTTCCGGCGGCCCCTTGCCTCCCGCAAGGGGCCGCCGGCAAAGGTGGGTGGCAGGCGACAGAACCTTGCGTACAGGCCGACTTGTCCGCAGGCGAGGCGTCCTTCGGCCGATAAGCAGTTGA
- the hisC gene encoding histidinol-phosphate transaminase gives MSGTSAQGPRLRPTLDGIPTYKPGKPAGADAYKLSSNENPYEPLPGVLEAAVTAAGSFNRYPDMAVTGLTEELAERFGVPVEHIATGTGSVGVAQSLILATAGPGDEVIFAWRSFEAYPIITQVAGATPVPVPITAAGDHDLDAMLAAITPNTRLIFVCNPNNPTGNVIHRAELERFIDAVPRDVLVVVDEAYIEFIRDPEVPNGIDLYRDRPNVCVLRTFSKAYGLAGLRVGFAIAHEQVATALRKTAVPFGVSQLAQNAAVASLRAEEALLVRVEALVEERARVVAGLRAQGWEIPDSQANFVWLPLGERSAEFAAAATEAGVIVRPFPEGVRVSIGEAEGNSIFLSVAEAFRKTL, from the coding sequence GTGAGTGGTACGTCTGCGCAGGGCCCGCGACTGCGGCCGACCCTGGACGGCATCCCCACCTACAAGCCCGGCAAGCCGGCCGGCGCCGACGCCTACAAGCTGTCCTCCAACGAGAACCCGTACGAGCCGCTGCCCGGCGTGCTGGAGGCGGCGGTCACGGCGGCGGGCTCGTTCAACCGGTACCCCGACATGGCGGTCACCGGGCTGACGGAGGAGCTCGCCGAGCGCTTCGGCGTGCCCGTCGAGCACATCGCCACCGGCACCGGCTCGGTCGGCGTCGCCCAGTCGCTGATCCTCGCCACGGCGGGCCCGGGCGACGAGGTGATCTTCGCCTGGCGCTCCTTCGAGGCTTACCCGATCATCACCCAGGTCGCCGGCGCCACGCCCGTCCCGGTGCCGATCACCGCCGCCGGGGACCACGACCTGGACGCGATGCTCGCCGCGATCACGCCCAACACCCGGCTGATCTTCGTCTGCAACCCCAACAACCCCACCGGCAACGTGATCCACCGCGCCGAGCTGGAGCGCTTCATCGACGCGGTGCCGCGCGACGTCCTGGTCGTCGTCGACGAGGCCTACATCGAGTTCATCCGCGACCCCGAGGTCCCCAACGGCATCGACCTCTACCGGGACCGCCCGAACGTCTGCGTGCTGCGCACCTTCTCCAAGGCGTACGGCCTCGCGGGCCTGCGGGTCGGCTTCGCGATCGCCCACGAGCAGGTGGCGACCGCGCTGCGCAAGACCGCCGTCCCGTTCGGCGTGAGCCAGCTCGCCCAGAACGCCGCGGTCGCCTCGCTGCGCGCCGAGGAGGCGCTGCTGGTGCGGGTCGAGGCGCTGGTCGAGGAGCGGGCCCGGGTGGTCGCCGGGCTGCGCGCACAGGGCTGGGAGATCCCGGACTCGCAGGCCAACTTCGTCTGGCTGCCGCTCGGCGAGCGCTCCGCGGAGTTCGCCGCCGCGGCCACCGAGGCCGGGGTGATCGTCCGGCCGTTCCCGGAGGGCGTCCGGGTCTCGATCGGCGAGGCCGAGGGCAACTCGATCTTCCTCTCGGTGGCCGAGGCGTTCCGCAAGACGCTCTGA
- a CDS encoding ABC transporter permease encodes MIVWQMLRFAAGGLAANKVRSALTMLGVLIGVASVILLLAVGNGSSVAVKESITSLGTNALTVSSGSANGGARGASSVKKLTVADAKALATDADSGAIKSVAPVVTTTGTALYGNVSYSPGSIVGTYPAYFETANQKVAHGEYFTDDDVLGSRKVAVLGATTAKQLFDTEDPVGKKITVGGTPFTVVGVLQAKGGSGFTDPDDVLVAPLPTVQNAFTGFGPVNQIVVQAASADTTGEAQTEITRVLLGTHAIADPTKADFRITNQASLLTARESTTKTFTVLLGAVAAISLLVGGIGITNIMLVTVTERTREIGIRKALGAPRAVILGQFLTESTLLSVIGAGLGVAVGIAGSHFSIVGIRPVVIPESVLGAFGIAVAIGLFFGSYPANRAASLRPIDALRHE; translated from the coding sequence GTGATCGTCTGGCAGATGCTCCGCTTCGCGGCCGGCGGACTGGCCGCCAACAAGGTGCGCTCGGCGCTCACCATGCTCGGGGTGCTGATCGGCGTCGCCTCGGTGATCCTGCTGCTCGCCGTCGGCAACGGTTCGTCGGTCGCGGTGAAGGAGTCGATCACCTCGCTCGGCACCAACGCGCTCACCGTCAGCTCGGGTTCGGCGAATGGCGGGGCGCGCGGCGCCTCCTCGGTGAAGAAGCTGACGGTGGCCGACGCCAAGGCGCTGGCCACCGACGCCGACTCCGGCGCGATCAAGTCGGTCGCGCCCGTCGTCACCACGACCGGCACCGCGCTGTACGGGAACGTCTCGTACAGCCCCGGCTCGATCGTCGGCACCTACCCCGCGTACTTCGAGACCGCCAACCAGAAGGTGGCGCACGGCGAGTACTTCACCGACGACGACGTGCTCGGCTCGCGCAAGGTCGCGGTGCTGGGCGCCACCACCGCCAAGCAGCTGTTCGACACCGAGGACCCGGTGGGGAAGAAGATCACCGTCGGCGGCACGCCCTTCACCGTGGTCGGCGTGCTCCAGGCCAAGGGCGGCAGCGGCTTCACCGACCCGGACGACGTCCTGGTCGCCCCGCTGCCCACCGTGCAGAACGCCTTCACCGGCTTCGGCCCGGTCAACCAGATCGTGGTGCAGGCCGCCTCGGCGGACACGACCGGTGAAGCCCAGACCGAGATCACCCGGGTGCTGCTCGGCACCCACGCGATCGCCGACCCGACGAAGGCCGACTTCCGGATCACCAACCAGGCCTCGCTGCTCACCGCCCGGGAGAGCACGACGAAGACCTTCACCGTGCTGCTCGGCGCGGTGGCGGCGATCTCGCTCCTCGTCGGGGGCATCGGGATCACCAACATCATGCTGGTGACGGTGACCGAGCGGACGCGCGAGATCGGCATCCGCAAGGCGCTCGGCGCCCCGCGCGCGGTGATCCTCGGGCAGTTCCTGACCGAGTCGACGCTGCTGTCGGTGATCGGGGCCGGGCTGGGGGTGGCGGTCGGGATCGCCGGCTCGCACTTCAGCATCGTCGGCATCAGGCCGGTGGTGATCCCCGAGTCGGTGCTCGGCGCGTTCGGCATCGCCGTCGCCATCGGGCTGTTCTTCGGCAGCTACCCAGCCAACCGGGCCGCCTCGCTGCGCCCGATCGACGCCCTCCGGCACGAGTAG
- a CDS encoding damage-control phosphatase ARMT1 family protein, with protein sequence MIRSDVPGSFAWGVFHERHPELVRQVLDALPYGPAQRAEVERLLAESITGVLEPPAESAHDHAQWLAWGEGLWGRTWGEVPFLWAESYFYRRLLDAIGYFGPGAWQGVDPFAPFKNAELAGAAVDDELAALNKLDGLREDQRAEVLLSSALWGNRADLSFRITSTGGDLAASDLLADDSAAFWAEVRRASGGRIALIADNAGRELLPDLVLIDHLLAGGLATEVVLYVKPRPYYVSDATTTDVLLTVERLRASSSGHAKAVGRRLWQAMNQGDLSVRTHEFFCAPLSFHDMPADLRSELAGVAMTILKGDLNYRRLVGDRLWPPTTSFGETAAHFPSPVAALRTLKSDVIVGIDAATVAALDGTGEAWRTSGRHAVVQVNRAG encoded by the coding sequence GTGATCCGTAGCGATGTCCCCGGGTCCTTCGCCTGGGGCGTGTTCCACGAGCGCCACCCGGAACTCGTCCGGCAGGTTCTCGACGCGCTGCCGTACGGCCCGGCACAGCGAGCAGAGGTGGAGCGGCTCCTTGCGGAGAGCATCACCGGTGTCCTCGAACCGCCGGCGGAGAGCGCCCACGACCATGCCCAGTGGTTGGCCTGGGGAGAGGGACTGTGGGGCCGGACCTGGGGTGAGGTGCCGTTCCTGTGGGCGGAGAGCTACTTCTACCGCAGGCTGCTGGACGCCATCGGATACTTCGGGCCCGGTGCATGGCAGGGCGTCGACCCGTTCGCGCCGTTCAAGAACGCCGAGTTGGCCGGGGCGGCGGTCGACGACGAGTTGGCGGCTCTGAACAAGCTCGACGGCCTGCGGGAGGATCAGCGCGCGGAGGTGCTGCTGTCGTCCGCCCTGTGGGGCAACCGGGCGGACCTCAGTTTCCGGATCACCTCGACGGGAGGCGACCTGGCGGCCTCCGATCTGCTCGCCGACGACAGCGCGGCCTTCTGGGCCGAGGTGCGACGGGCATCGGGCGGGCGGATCGCTCTGATCGCGGACAACGCCGGACGGGAACTGCTTCCGGACCTGGTGCTGATCGACCACCTCCTGGCCGGCGGGCTGGCGACGGAGGTCGTCCTGTACGTGAAGCCCCGGCCGTACTACGTCTCGGACGCGACCACGACCGACGTCCTCCTCACGGTGGAGCGCCTGCGAGCCAGTTCCTCGGGTCACGCGAAGGCGGTCGGACGGCGGCTGTGGCAGGCGATGAACCAAGGTGATCTGTCGGTCCGTACGCACGAGTTCTTCTGCGCGCCGCTGTCGTTTCACGACATGCCCGCCGACCTGCGGTCGGAACTCGCCGGGGTGGCCATGACGATCCTCAAGGGCGATCTCAACTACCGCCGCCTCGTGGGCGACCGGCTCTGGCCGCCCACCACCTCCTTCGGCGAGACGGCTGCTCACTTCCCTTCTCCGGTCGCGGCCCTGCGGACGCTGAAGTCGGACGTGATCGTCGGCATCGACGCGGCCACCGTCGCCGCCCTCGACGGGACGGGCGAGGCATGGCGCACCAGCGGTCGCCATGCCGTGGTTCAGGTCAACCGCGCCGGCTGA
- a CDS encoding response regulator transcription factor, translating into MLNAIVRPGGETPVQGTVTTPGGSAVAGGPGEAFLLVVDDEPNIRELLSASLRFSGFRVASAATGTEALELIAAERPDLVVLDVMLPDLDGFTVVQKLRDRTSRGQIAGPAHGQPGDHLPVLFLTAKDGVGDKVQGLAAGADDYVTKPFSLEELIARIRAILRRAGGPAEDGRLVVADLSLDPVAHEVTRGGVPVSLSPTEFKLLHYLMANVGRVVSKTQILDHVWAYDFGGDLSIVESYISYLRRKLDSGPVHGPKLIHTVRGIGYALRRPPQG; encoded by the coding sequence ATGCTGAACGCCATCGTCCGACCGGGAGGCGAAACCCCCGTGCAAGGCACTGTGACCACACCAGGCGGCTCCGCGGTGGCCGGCGGCCCGGGCGAGGCCTTCCTCCTCGTCGTCGACGACGAACCCAACATCCGCGAGCTGCTCTCCGCCTCGCTGCGCTTCTCCGGCTTCCGGGTGGCCTCAGCCGCCACCGGCACCGAAGCCCTCGAACTGATCGCCGCCGAACGCCCCGACCTCGTCGTGCTCGACGTGATGCTCCCCGACCTCGACGGCTTCACCGTCGTCCAGAAGCTGCGCGACCGGACCAGCCGCGGCCAGATCGCCGGCCCCGCCCACGGCCAACCCGGCGACCACCTCCCGGTGCTCTTCCTCACCGCCAAGGACGGCGTCGGCGACAAGGTCCAGGGCCTCGCCGCGGGCGCGGACGACTACGTCACCAAGCCGTTCAGCCTCGAAGAGCTGATCGCCCGGATCCGCGCCATCCTCCGACGGGCCGGCGGCCCCGCCGAGGACGGCCGGCTGGTCGTCGCCGACCTGAGCCTCGACCCCGTGGCCCACGAGGTCACCCGCGGCGGCGTCCCGGTCTCGCTCTCCCCGACCGAGTTCAAGCTGCTGCACTACCTGATGGCCAACGTCGGCCGGGTCGTCTCCAAGACGCAGATCCTCGACCACGTCTGGGCCTACGACTTCGGCGGCGACCTCTCCATCGTCGAGTCCTACATCTCCTACCTGCGCCGCAAGCTCGACTCCGGCCCCGTTCACGGCCCCAAGCTGATCCACACCGTGCGCGGCATCGGCTACGCCCTGCGCCGGCCCCCGCAGGGCTGA
- a CDS encoding DUF5666 domain-containing protein, with product MTDQNSTPAEQVALLATPPDARDIAAELAAPPRRPLPWLSLALAAGVIGTSAFAGGVWYQQNHGPSGSPRAAASGGQQRPGAAGGGYGQGAGGAGGYGQNGSRRGQGGGQGQGGQGQGGQPGFTRGTVKAVDGTTVYLTDANGNTVKVTTGDATKVQLNKEGKVTDLQPGQSVTVVGTPDANGGYTANQLVEGVATAFGGGNRNSANG from the coding sequence ATGACCGACCAGAACAGCACCCCGGCCGAACAGGTCGCCCTCCTCGCCACGCCGCCGGACGCCCGGGACATCGCCGCCGAGCTGGCCGCGCCGCCGCGCCGTCCGCTGCCCTGGCTGTCCCTTGCGCTGGCCGCCGGCGTGATCGGCACGAGCGCGTTCGCGGGCGGGGTCTGGTACCAGCAGAACCACGGTCCGAGTGGCTCGCCGCGAGCGGCGGCCTCCGGCGGGCAGCAGCGTCCGGGAGCTGCGGGCGGCGGGTACGGGCAGGGCGCCGGCGGTGCCGGCGGGTACGGGCAGAACGGCTCGCGTCGTGGGCAGGGTGGCGGTCAGGGCCAGGGCGGACAAGGCCAGGGCGGACAGCCCGGATTCACCCGGGGCACGGTCAAGGCCGTCGACGGCACGACGGTGTACCTGACCGACGCCAACGGCAACACCGTCAAGGTGACCACCGGCGATGCGACGAAGGTGCAGCTCAACAAGGAGGGCAAGGTCACCGATCTCCAGCCCGGCCAGAGCGTCACCGTCGTCGGCACCCCGGACGCCAACGGCGGCTACACCGCCAACCAGCTCGTCGAGGGTGTGGCAACCGCATTCGGCGGTGGTAACCGGAACTCCGCCAACGGCTGA
- a CDS encoding ATP-binding protein: MCTLNSPSLALARQSLRDGLTRAGWDAETILNAELALAELVVNAWRHGATASPVVFYSLLGCTLRVSVSDESDALPEQRAPADLAETGRGLQLVQGLTHRWGVDPQKRGKSVWYELDFAA, encoded by the coding sequence GTGTGCACCCTTAACTCGCCCTCGCTCGCCCTCGCCCGGCAGTCGCTCCGGGACGGGCTCACCCGTGCCGGGTGGGACGCCGAGACCATCCTGAACGCCGAACTCGCCCTCGCCGAACTGGTCGTCAACGCCTGGCGGCACGGTGCCACGGCCTCGCCGGTCGTCTTCTACTCGCTCCTCGGCTGCACGCTCCGCGTCTCCGTCTCGGACGAGAGCGACGCCCTCCCCGAGCAGCGGGCCCCCGCCGACCTCGCCGAGACCGGCCGGGGCCTCCAACTCGTCCAGGGCCTCACCCACCGTTGGGGCGTCGACCCGCAGAAGCGCGGCAAGAGCGTCTGGTACGAGCTGGACTTCGCCGCGTGA
- a CDS encoding efflux RND transporter periplasmic adaptor subunit encodes MKVLPRRRGAVLVNSALGVALLGGAALVYTTLNGGTSAAAGRPQSRTATVAKGTVLATVSGTGTLVSPTDAAQDFTTGGRLTAVKVAVGDAVKKGQVLATVDTTAAQQQVDAAQAALTTANANLAKAQAGVTTTTTEPLPGGTGGTGERGAGGSSTPAPQTTTITTTKVDDAAVAQAQQQVATAQTNLANAQAALAGTTLTASVDGTVAAVSAKVGDTVGTSSGSASGSAKSTATSTSSGTPNGFIVLTNPTGMQVTANFSELDSLKLKKGEAATVTLNAQSDTKLNATVLSVSSLPSSSGGSAGSTAVQYAATLQISGDTSHLRTGLSATVSVVTGEADNALSLPTSALSGTGASRTATLVQPDGSTERVSVGVGVEGDSTVQVLAGLKEGDKVALPTTSGGNGFPNASFPGLGGGGQGGRGSVGIPGGSGGQGGSGRGGGRG; translated from the coding sequence ATGAAGGTCCTTCCGCGACGGCGCGGTGCCGTCCTCGTCAACTCCGCACTGGGCGTGGCACTGCTGGGCGGTGCCGCCCTGGTGTACACCACCCTGAACGGCGGCACCAGCGCCGCCGCCGGGCGCCCCCAGAGCCGGACCGCGACCGTGGCCAAGGGAACGGTCCTGGCCACCGTGTCCGGAACCGGCACTCTGGTGTCGCCGACCGATGCCGCGCAGGATTTCACCACCGGCGGTCGGCTGACCGCGGTCAAGGTCGCGGTCGGGGACGCCGTGAAGAAGGGCCAGGTGCTGGCCACCGTCGACACCACCGCGGCCCAGCAGCAGGTGGACGCCGCCCAGGCGGCGCTCACCACGGCCAACGCCAACCTGGCCAAGGCCCAGGCGGGCGTCACCACCACGACCACCGAGCCGCTTCCCGGCGGCACCGGGGGCACCGGGGAGCGCGGAGCGGGCGGGAGCAGTACGCCCGCTCCGCAGACCACCACCATCACCACCACCAAGGTCGACGACGCGGCCGTCGCCCAGGCCCAGCAGCAGGTCGCCACCGCGCAGACCAACCTCGCCAACGCCCAGGCGGCGCTGGCCGGCACGACCCTCACCGCCTCCGTGGACGGCACCGTCGCGGCCGTCTCCGCGAAGGTCGGCGACACCGTCGGCACGAGCTCCGGCAGTGCCTCCGGGTCGGCCAAGTCGACCGCGACGAGTACGAGTTCGGGCACGCCGAACGGCTTCATCGTGCTCACCAACCCCACCGGGATGCAGGTCACCGCCAACTTCTCCGAGCTGGACTCGCTCAAGCTCAAGAAGGGCGAGGCGGCCACCGTGACGCTGAACGCGCAGTCCGACACCAAGCTCAACGCGACCGTCCTGTCGGTCAGTTCGCTGCCCAGCAGCAGCGGCGGCAGCGCCGGGTCGACGGCCGTCCAGTACGCGGCGACGCTGCAGATCAGCGGCGACACCAGCCACCTGCGCACCGGCCTCAGCGCGACCGTCTCGGTGGTCACCGGCGAGGCCGACAACGCGCTCTCGCTGCCCACCTCCGCCCTCTCCGGCACCGGCGCCAGCCGCACCGCGACCCTCGTCCAGCCGGACGGCTCCACCGAGCGGGTCAGCGTCGGCGTCGGCGTCGAGGGCGACAGCACCGTGCAGGTGCTCGCCGGCCTGAAGGAGGGCGACAAGGTCGCACTCCCCACCACCAGCGGCGGGAACGGCTTCCCGAACGCCTCCTTCCCGGGCCTGGGCGGTGGCGGCCAGGGCGGTCGCGGCTCCGTCGGGATCCCGGGCGGCAGCGGCGGCCAGGGTGGCTCCGGCCGCGGCGGCGGTAGGGGCTGA
- a CDS encoding DUF397 domain-containing protein has protein sequence MPEPDWQKSSFSAANNECVEVRAVNGLVELRESDEGDIIVRTTPIKFATFLQGAKAREFDHLTANA, from the coding sequence ATGCCTGAGCCCGACTGGCAGAAGTCCAGCTTCAGTGCCGCGAACAACGAGTGCGTCGAAGTCCGCGCGGTCAACGGTCTGGTCGAACTGCGCGAGTCCGACGAGGGCGACATCATCGTCCGCACCACGCCCATCAAGTTCGCGACCTTCCTCCAGGGCGCGAAGGCACGCGAGTTCGACCACCTCACCGCCAACGCGTAG